AGCTATTTGCACACGTGAACAAGGATATTCAAAATTGTAAACAATGTTCATTGACAGGagaggattaaaataaaatactgtgtaTCTCCATAAAGGAAAACCATGCAATTGTTAAAGATAATGAAGTGGCTCTCTCTGTATTAAAATGGTtgggaggggaaaagggatgGGTCTGGGTTGTTTGTATATGAAtacaaagaagcagagaaagaaacagcCCTGTTAAAATACTACTTCCTGGGAACAAGACAGCACAGCAATGGGGATTAAGAATTATACCCTTTGGTTTATGCACCTTTATTATCTGAATTTTTACCAGCAAGTAttactttgtaattaaaaagcaacatgtaactttcttttttaaagcccaTCTAGAAAGTCAACAGATACAAGGTGGAgattcttttgcttatttgttccTTATTAGGTTACTATTTACTTAGTCTGTAAAAAGATTAGTTTACACTACTCAAATACAGCATCATTCTCACAAACTTGTGTAATACAAGCCTTATCCGATAGTATAGATAAATCTGTGTACACCTATCACTAATACATGACCTCTGGTTTGGGGAGGTTTCAGTGAAATGTGCTACgaatttaaaataataccagatttcaaagatattgtaagagaaacaataaatgtgAAGTTTCtcatattgattatatgttggaatgatattatttttgatatattgtgATAAATATACTATTGGCATGTTTTATTACTACACTAAAATGAATTCCATCtcaaaaagtctttttttaacctttttaaacgTGGCTACTAGGACGTTTCACATTACCTACATGGCTTGCACCCCATCCCCCCTGTGTGGCTCTGGTCTGGGGAGCCGAAGGTGGCATTTCTAGAAGGCCCCGGAAACTGGAAGAGGGGAGTACCTGTTCCACAGGTCGTCATCttctccaccccaaccccagaAAGCGTTCGGAAAGCCATTGATCTTCCGAAACTGTTCCACTGTTAAGCCGCTCACTCCACCAAAGAACTCGGCGTAAGGAAGCCTAGAAGGAGACACACAGCTTGAACCATCTGGGAATCGAAGGCTGGTTTCTTCCCCTGGGGAGGGCCACCGTGGCACTGGAGAACCGCGTCCTACACGACACAGCGCCTACTGCCCTCAACCACCTGCAACCATTTCCATGCACTGAGACGCATCGACCTTTGTGGGGAACTGCATCTTTCTCGAATTGATTTGTTTCGTAACAGCTTTACTGAAACATAACTAACGTTCCAAATGATTCACCCATTTATAAAGTGTGTGATTCCATCATTTTTAGGATATTCATGGAGTTGTGCAACCATGAACCCCAATCCATTTTAATAcctttcatcaccccaaaaaggagCCTTGAACCcatcagtcactcctcattcccaCTCTGCAACCCGAAGCAACCGctgttctgtctctatggatttgccgaTTCTGGACAAGTCACAGGAGCACAATCATGCAACATGTGGCCTTTGGTAACTAGCTTCTTTCACAAACCAGTGTTTTCAAAGGTTCATCCCTCCGGCCACATGTAGCAGGACTCCATCCCTTTTTACTGCCTAATAGCGTTCCGTGCTGTGGTTGCGCtccattctgtttatccattcgcCAGCCGATGCACGCTGGGGTGGAGCTAATTGGATTTTGCCATCTTTGCATCTCTCAGCATCCTTTTAGATTTAACCTCTTCCAGAGGAAATGATACTCACAGATACATATACTTGTCCAACTTAGTTGCAAAGTGCCTTGGCATCTGCCCACAACCATAGTAGTTCCGATCGCTTTCTGGTATATGATCCACATCGTGAAAAATAAGACAGTCCCAGTCCAGATCTTTCATTGCTTCTTGAAAACCGACGTTGAAAAGCATGGCTCGATTAAAGGGTTGGGTGCCAACCTAAAAGAagcagaactttatttttaaaaggacgCGTGGAGCGACATCTTCGCTGCCTCAGCCCTGCCTAAAGGAGAGTTTTAATGAACCTGACTGGGACAGATCACCGAGCCAGAGGTGCGCTTGGCCAGCACGCTCTTCACTGCCTCGCAAGCCACTTGACATCTGGCCTCGATTTCCTTAGAAATAAGAAGGGTAACAAGACCAAGCTCCTCTCTCCCGAGACTGTCATGAAAGCAGGCATCTGACCTATCGCAGCATTTGGAGAAGTATCCAGCCCCATAAAGGGAGGACAGAAGAGTAAGGCCATTTCTACCCGTGGCTCCTTATCTTAAGGGGAATTTCCTGGGTCTGGACACCAAAGACGCCACCCAAAGCACATCTGGCTCAAGCACCACACCAGCGGCCTTGATTCAAGAGTAAACAAAGTTCCATCCTGGACTCACTCAAGTCTGCCCGTGTTGAGTAACATCTCAAACCAGAAGCCCAGAactgctctctgctcctcctttcACCTCTGGGTAGCTCAATCCTAAGATCGCAGTTTCACTGGCTCCGTACTCCAAAGGTGGATGGACTGGCTGAGAGCACTCTGAACTGCTGCCTCAGAacagaaagaacaggaaaggaCAGGCCACTCACCTGCTCAACCACATAAAACGCGAACCGCAGGCGCTGCCGCTGAAGCATGGGGATCAGGTGTCTGAGCAGGACTGGGAGGTGCTCGTGGCGGTTCCGGAAAGGGATGAGGATCGCCACCTGGAGGGGGTCACAGCAAAAGACGCCGCCCCGTTAATCCTCTCAACCTCCACTTCGTAGCTGGACACTGCCACAGAATCGTGACCAGCCTGCCCCTGGGGCGTTCTGGAAGGCTGCCTTGTCTTCGACCTCCACTAAATGAAAAGCTATGCTGGCAGGGAGACCCTTGGAAGTAAGTGGACTTTGTTCTTACACACACCATACTGTGTACATAGTCGGCCCGCTGAATGGATTCACTCTAGACCACATCCCAGAGGAAGATACTCATTCTACACCATGACCCGCACACAACTAAAACGCACTCCACAAAACAGTACTCCCCCTTAGGACATGCAGTGCACCTTgacatatatgtatcttttatatatatacatttttttttaaatgctcgtCATTGAATTGATATGACATCCCAGAGATGGGCTGGAAATGCCCACCTATTTCCAGATCTGCCTTGCTCATTGCAGGACTGGCACAGAAGAAGCACTTGAACAAATAACTTGCTAAAAGAATGGACTTAAGCCAGTGTCATGAGCCAGATCCACATACTGATGGCTTCGAGTCATGCAGAAAACCACTAAGCAATTCTCAGTGTCGGGCTGGATAGCTCCGCTCTTTGTTGCACTAAACTCATAGTAACAATGCCGAAAAAGGCATGAAGCAGTGAATTTGTGAAGATGGCTTTTACAAATGTGGCACACGAGACCTACGAACCCTCCCCCTTGCTTAGCCAGTATTCTACGAAGAAGACAAAAGGGTCCTGCTCAGTCATCGGAGCGATGCACGTTTCTGGGGCTACAGAATGTCCTTCAGGAAACCCATGCCTCCGAAATGTTTCCATCAAATGCAGATACTCTGCATCGGGTCATAGTGTGCAAATTACGAATTACCACAGTCCGTGAACCCTTGGAAGGATGGCAAGGCCAGGTGGGCCTCCCAGCACCTCAGGCCTGACTCCACACCCTACCTTCCATCGAGGCATGCAATCTGAAGGCTTCCAGTGACCTCCGAGCTTGATGGCTGGGTCTTTAGAGAAGATTTCATGGATGTCATCCATTGCAATTTCACTCATGTTTATGTCTATTGGGCCCTCTGAacagagagttggggggggggaataaaaagaattaagagaCCAGAAAGTGTCAGAATGTTCCCCCGCCATGACCAGGGTTTCACTCTCTAGGGAGgttcaatgctttttttttttcagctgattTGTTTTTCACAGAGATGGGAGGCGCTTCCCCTGCTTTGCAACTCCCTGCATTTCAGTTCATCACTAGTACTGGGCAAAGCAGCAAGTCGAGAAATTAAGACTGAGTGGAACAGCAGTTGAACTTctcaaagaggaaggaggaaagagtgaGGCTAAGCTTGGAGCCTCTCTGCGTGCTCCAGAGGCAAGCAGACACAGGGCCCCAATTCACTCATCAGTGATCCCGAGTGATGCTGCCCAAACCCCAAACACTTGTCATCACTGACTTAAGTGAAGAAGGGGCCCTGTCCGAGAAGCCCAAAGGCACGGAAAAGGTAGAAGGGCTTCCTGCCATTGCTTCAGATTACACATGAGACGCtaagaatgaagagagaaaaagacccCAGAATTCTTCTGAACCAGCACTTGGAGAGAGTCACATTCGTCGTATGATCAAACAAGTTATAATCAGCGTGGGATTTTATCTTTCATACTAAAAGATAAAGCTGGTTGCCTGTACTTTCTCTAGGACATCTTACAGACCCCAAGTCACCGAGAAGGGGGTACCTGCaaaggaaagactgaaaaatatgGTAGAAAATGGCACCAGGAACACAGGCAACCTTGCAGAAGGGCTGGAGAAGGGTCAGGACACAAGTAGCTTTTGTAATCCCTGTTTCCAGTTCCAAATCCCTGTTCTATTCTCCACATAGGGGAGGCATCCTGAGAAATCGAGAATACTCTCCCTTTCATTTTAATCAAAGAAACACACACGTCAGTTTGAAAAGCAGGGGACGCTCTACTCACTCATGGAAGGGAGCCTCTCGGGGCAGGTATGGTTTGCAAAGTAGGTGAAGTCTTCAGGAAGAAATGTTGTGGTTTGTAGGAAGGTTTCACTGTGGTTCAAGTCAAGAGGATAAtctagagagagaaggaaatagacaGCTCAGACTGGCACAGGTCATCAATTCTGCAACTCTCAGAGGCCTACCAAAGCATTTTTCTTAGATACCATCATTTGCAGAATCAGGACTCTGGACTAGCTCTTCACTGGAGCTAAAAATTTGAACCCATCAATAAAAAGGTTAACCAGATGATACTATTTTAACCAGTGTCTCTATTCTTACTGTTATTACAGCTTTATAAGCACTCAGTGTCCAGTCGAAGAACTCTATGaggtaattaaaaacaaacaaaaaaacaaccagcaCCCCGCTCCCCCCATGTCTTACTCTCTACAGGAActagtttcatttcttttagccAACTACTTTAGTATTTACTTCCTATACAGCTGTTCCAGATGCTTACATCTTACCCACTGACTTCCCACTGTGGGGCCTGTGGattttgcttccttccctcccctgcccccaccacacaTACCCCCTTTTACCCTCCTGTCTCCCAACATCTATGGTCGCTGTGGTTCGGCCCATCTTTAGTATTTACACTGAAGTATTTATTCTATAGATACTATTCATAGCTGAGAAATGTGCAAAGTTacgattccttttcttttcccacataatttgtttttccctacataatttgttttttcctgaaggGACTGGTTCTCTGTATGCTTAGTTTTATATGGCATCACGACTAACTCAATACCATGCCCTCTGCCACTACGGTCGCTCTTAGGATGTCCCCCAGCATCAGGCATGCTCTCAACTTCGTCTTCCAGACCGGCTCTCCCCTGGGCCCGCTGTGCAGACGCCGCCCTGCGGTCTCCCCTCCTCAACGTTCTAGAGACTCCCTTCACCTCTCACCAGCGTGAAACCTCACTGTGCCTGGCTTCAATGTCTCCCTTTTTCTTGCTGGAACACATCTTCCAAGTAGCTTCCtaagcaggggggaatgggaaGTGGTTGTGAAACCGTGTACATCTgactgtttttgttctttctcacttGATTCATGGGGTGGCTGGGTTTACAGAATGCTCGGCTGGAAACAACTCCCCCTGAGGACTGGGCAAGTGCTACCCACTGCCTTCCAGATTCCACCTACACCTGTTAATTCTGAAGCCATTCCAACTCTGGCTCTTTGTGAAGGTGACGGAATTTCTTTCTAAAAGTGCGATGAACTTTCTCTTGGTTGAGGAAATGTCACATTTCTATTTTGAGTTCTATTCTCACCCACTGTGTTAACCATTCGACCTTTACAGTCTAGAAATTCATGTCCTCCTGTTCTAGAATTTGGGGGCAGGACTAGAGGTATCACTGTGGTGATgatctccctcccttctgtatTCTGCAATCTCTTTCTGGAGAACAGAAAACATGAGTTAGATGTTGGACCTCCTGGTCCTctgattttctcatcttttcaatcttttttttttttttttaattttatttatttatttgagagagagagcaagagagcacgagtggagggaggggcagagggagaaggagacgcagactccccagagcagggagctggatgcggggctccatcccaggaccccaggatcatgacctgagcctaaggcagctgcttaaccaactgagccacccaggcgcccctggccattcttttaattttcacttacgctattttttaattttaaaaagtcctttttattttctgaatattcatTTCTTACAATATACTCTTTTTGCATGTTTGCAATTCTTTTCCCCTCACCCTTGAGAACGCGTGATAGCTGTTTCGCATTTTCTTCTCCCAGCATAGCCTCTTCTCTCAGTTTGCTGAGGCTTGTTTGTTTTGATCCCTAGCACAGTGCTCCTTGGTCACCTACTAATATTTAAGAGTGGggcccttgggcgcctgggtggctcagtcgttaagcgtctgccttcggctcaggtcatgatccaagggtcctgggattgagccccgcatcaggctccctgctcagcggagagcctgcttctccctctcccttgtgtctcccctgcttgtgttccctctctcactgtctctctgtcaaataaataaataaaatctttaaaaaaaaaaaaaaaagagtggggcaCTAACCAGCTAACTGGAAGGGCTTAGATTGAGGTTCTTCATTATAGAGTGTTCTGGCCAGAAGTCTGGTTTGGAAGCCTCTAGTGTATCCTAGGGTCTTCTTGATCCAATCAGATTCCCCAGAGaatgctattcttttttcttttttttttttaagtaatctctactgccaacgtggggctcgaactcacaacccttagatcaagagtcgcaagctctgactgagcctgccaggtgcccccagagcacTCTATTCTAACCTCCTGCCAGGAGGGTGCAGTCCTTGCTATAAGCACACTgggacagaagagaagaaaggggctGGGGGCACCTAGGCCAAGCCAGGAGCCCCCAAGTTGAGGGGCCCCTGTTTCACCATCCCTGAGGGTGATCAAGTCTCTAGTCCTCTGCCAGGATGGGGAAAGGACCTGGGTATCCGACTGctttttaaatagctttcaaCCAATTTTTATCTTAGTTGCCACTTTTATTCTTATCTGCAAAAGTACGTGACACTGCTAATTCCTGAGCTTCTGGGGGATTCTGGGGGGGTAGCGGCTTTCCCTGCGGCCACATCAGCAGTCCATTTTCTTAGATCTGTTGAGCCCTGTATCACTAGTCTGTCTGCTTTCCGACTTCCAACTTCTTGTTCTCTTCATTCTCTGGGGTTTATGccactgaacacacacacatggcATGCAaacatgtgcgtgcacacacaccccctcttTACTGTCATTTTAGTGGGGCTTTAAGAGTGTGAAGCGGATGCCTTCTTCCTAGGGAATCTGCATGAAGGGGGCCCtccaacttcttattttttttacagataaagaaaccagGGCACCATATACACAACTGGTATAAGGAGACTTGGCTACTGTACAACAGAGACCCGACTAAACTCTGGGTTAGTGATCTTTCCAGTACGCTGTACTATTTTTTCAGAGTATTAAAATCTCTCTCACCAATCCCCTTTGGGATTCATGCGGAttctatgaaaattaaaacttcctATTCAAACTCGTTTTTGCACCGGAGAATTCTACAATCTTCAACTCAGATATTTTTTAAGCCAACACTGTGAGAGGGTTTCCAAGAATCCACGGCTAATAAATACGGTGAATCCTGTCATACAGGCACACGCTGTCTGCTCTACAAGGGCCCACAGGATACAACTCAGTGCGAGTCGACTGGAAGAGAATTAAGTCTCTTAacaggggaggagaggaacagAATGCTTTCTGTCCTTTGCAGCGGTAGCTTTCCTGAAAAAACACCAAGCCTGCATTAGACAGACATAATCAGAGCCGGCATAAACCCTAAAGGCAAAATTACATTTACACAGAAATTAGCCCAAAAGTCCTCGGTTCGTACATGCAAACCTGTCCTAAATTGATCCTTCTTGAAGGTATTAACACTTCAAAAACCTACGTCAAGAACCTCCGATACTCATCATTACTCTGGATAATTCTGATTTTGCTTcttaattatatatgtgtatgtgtgtgtgtgtataaatatacaaatgattCTCTTTAAGAAAAGTTTTCATGTGTACTAGAAAAGGTGTATTTTGAGATATGCACATGTGCGGAGGGAGAAGCTGCTCCAAAATAGCATCACAGTAACTACATTTGCCTCCGAAAGAGAAGAAATTCCCAGAGGCATTATAATAGCATTttcataagcaaaaaaaaaaaaaaaaaaaaagccacagaagaAGAGAATAATAATTCTGGGCAATGACAGAACCAAGCCTTAGAACTACAACCTAAATAGGaaataagaagtaaaaacaaaaacaaaaacagggtgcctgggtggctcagtcgttaagcgtctgcctttggctcaggtcgtgatcccagggtcctgggatcaagccccacattgggctccatgcttggcgggaagcctgcttctccctctcccactcccctgcttgtgttccctctctcgctgtgtctgtcaaataaataaataaaatctttaaaaaaaacaaaacaggggcacctgggtggctcagtcgttaggtgtctgccttcggctcaggtcatgatcccagggtcctgggatcgagccccacatcgggctctctgctcagggggaggcctgctctccctctcctactctccctgcttgtgttccctctctcactgtctctctgtcaaataaataaagatcttaaaaaaaaaaataaaaacaaaagcaaaaaactaaCATGTAGAAGAGACAAGACACTTTCTAGCCTCAATGATCCTACCTTTGGGGGTTTGCGTGAAGACACAGATAAAGCCTTTTCTACTCCCTTCAAACATTAATAAGCCTAGTAACAACcagcataaaacaaaacaagacaaaatcagcaccacttatttttcttctgattactaaattaatgaaatcattttttataGACCCCACAAACACACAACTTCCAAGTGGCAGTAGCCTTGCCCTACACCTCGAGGGGAAAACCACCCCAACAAAaaccttcatttcctcatttctaattttaaattctttacatAAAAATGCAATTGAAATCTGCTTTCTCACCAGCAGAAACCTTTTAAAGAAgtggaagaggcagaagaaaTTAACTGCTCGTGACCTGGTAACGCTGCGTGGTTTCTGTGGGGTACCAGCTCTCCTCCCCAGCTGCCCAGAAATGGGCACGTCCCAATGACAGCTCCTTCCTCTtactcttctccttttttttttttttagattttatttttaaagtaattcctacacccagcgtggggctcgaactcataacccggagatcaagagtcgcatgttactcccacagagccagccaggcaccccttcctcttcctcttcctcagcgTGTCCCTACTGAACGAGGGAGCAGCTGCAAGGATAAAGCGAGCCTGCTGAATTTCTATGgccatggctttattttttaatttaagtgtaATCTATTTTAAATCAGGACATGTCCTCCCAGCAAGGGAGGTAGAAGGGCAAAGAAGGCActgtttctccatttataaaaaggaaaatcaacaGACATCCTTCCTACCTACAAATTCAGATGGCCTGATGATTCAACTTTGCTTTACACCAATGGTTCAGCAGCCACGCCTGCACATTAGATCATCTACgaggcttttaaaaatcctaataatGCCCAGGCTTTTTCCCAGACTAATTAAACAAGaacctctgggggtggggtgcaggctttgctattttttaaagccCCACCTTGGCGGGGGTTTTCAGATGCACTGGGGTTGATGTGACTACCCCAATACACAGGGGTAGCAAAAATCTGCCTTCTCCCTTATCTTACCAAATCCAGTGGGGCAGGGACTGGGAAATGCGGAGCAAGAGATTCCAGGAAGGACCACCACCTTCCCCTTCCATTTGAGAAAAGACCAAACACTTCCCTCTCTGCTTAGAAAATGTGCAAACTTATATATGCTAGAATGATGTCATCAGAACaaatatctgtaaaatagaattaGCATTTTTCACAAGTTAGCACACCTAAGGATGACCCTGTACTGCTGGGTGAGTGGACGTAAGGAAGACTATGGACTAAGCACCTAAAAACCAGAGGGAAAGAGGGTAAGAATATCTAGCTCATTGACTATATTACAAAGCACCCTAGCAATGACTTTATTCACTTTATTCACCTATAGCAACAATTCTGTTTCCAAGGATGTGGGCAAGAGAACATTTTTCTGAGTATGTAAACTACAAGAGAGTTGGGGCCGAAGCTGTGGGAAGGTTTGCATGCATGTGCGTACACACGTGTGTACAGAGGTAAGAAATCTCCCTCTGGGTGAAAGTTACAGGTAGAAGGGCACCTGTAAACTCATATTTAAGGATGAGAAAGGACAGGCCACCCAACCACTCGCCTTAACTATAAAACTaagtggctggggggggggaggcgcctggctggctgagtcggaGGAatgttcaactcttgatctcaggtggGTTTGAGTCCCACTGTGGGGGTAGCGATtactaaaaaacataaataaacataacataaaaaaaaacctaagtggGAGTTTTCTTCTGATGCCAATGTTCTTTTGAGCATCCCCCCCGCTGCTCACAGGAAGTTCTGCGGATTCCCGATCTCATACCCCACATGGCTTTCAGTGACAAGAAGCTTCTTCTCTAGGTTATCACATCAGGTGTATTTCCTGGTTCACAGTCCTCATCCCCTaaagtgcattcttttttttttattttttaaagattttatttatttatttgacagagagagacacagcaagagggaacacaagcagggggagtgggagagggagaagcaggcttcccgaagagcagggagcccaatgtggggctcgatcccaggaccctgggatcatgacctgagccgaaggcagacgcataacgactgagccacccaggcgccccacctaaaCTGCATTCTTATTAGACAATCACCACTTTAACTTTCAAGGGTAAAGAAAGCTAGCATTACTTATGTCACACGGAGCTTTTCAGCTACACTTGGCCTAATGAAGGCCACTGAGTGTGGGTGTGCACCCCCAGCACTGTGTCCAGGGTGGGGCAGCAGAGCCCAAGGACCACCTCAGTCCTGCTATCCTTGTCAAGCCCCTGGTGGCTGCTGGTGGGAGTGGTCGGGTCAGAAATGACAGTCACCCAATTATCTCAGCAGCTTCAAGTCCAGCGTGCCCTCTCTGACGCTGCCAGGCAGAGAACTGCTTCGAAACGAATAAAAATGGTGGGTTTTCACTGGATACACCGCCAATGAAATAACatttcctctttaatacccactcCCCAAGGATGTGCCAACAACACAGAAGCCAATTAAGATGGTAATCTCGGAATTAGGTCACaacacttaaaatgttttcttgttaAATCTATTCACTCACGCACTCAAAAACCACTTCTTGATGGCCTACGCGCTAGGCAGTGTACAACGCGCCGGGGCTACGCAGACGGGAGAGACCATGAAGACGCTGCCGGGATCCAGAGGTCAGCAGGCCCAACCCTGCAGCCACACCCCGGCCGAGACTCCTGGGTGCCTCCACATTCTCATCCAGTGGGGACACAGCAGTTACCCTACTGAGTTCCCGACAAGTCCACGAGGCAATGCAAGTTACGTGTCCAGCACAGAGCAAACATGATAGCAAAGCCTGATGGCAAAGACTTCCAATTTATGAGGGAAATAGACACCATGAACACAAAATGGATGATTATTCCAACCAGAGGGATGCTGGGAAAAATTATTACAGTGCatgataatttgaaaataaacacatgCTAAGTCAAATAATAACGGGTCCCTCCTGGATATGCCTTCCAAGGGCACAACTCACTTGGTGCTTGGTTTTCAAGGACAACCACCCGTGGGGGAGTTAGTGAGATCCTGTGCTTGTGGAGGGACGGGATCCTGCTTGTGCCCCTCTAACTTCTGAGAAAGGACAGACTACTTCGCCAAATGCCCAGATGGAAGTCCTAGCATCATCTGACCTTGGAGAGGCATGAACACTTGGACAGGATAAATGTCACGGCAGCACAAACGTTCCTTTTTCCTGACTCATCAGGGGAAAGAGCTCTGGAGAAGCAGTCAAAGGACTCCCTAGTTTCAGCACACGATGACAAGCAGGTTCAGGGCGGGGTTCAGGGAACACATGACCCAGTCACTCCAAACCCACCCCCCCCATTATCTGTACTACACCTAAGGAATGAAGTCACATAAAATCCTGCCTACCCGACAGGGCCATGCTGGAGTCAAGGGAGACAATGTGTGAGGGGATTGTTTGCAAAACCTAATGCCACACACGATGAATGAGGAAACAAAAGTGTGCTCAGCCTTCTCCCATGACTTCAGGCGCTCATCCGGTTCCTCTTCCAGGTCTGGGTCAGAGCTCAGGTAATTGTCCCCTGAAGCCACAATTTGGCCGAAAAGCTCTGAAAAGTCAAACCCTTGCTCTTTGCaaacaagaagaaaggaagtatTAAAGCTTCGGTTTGCTAACTATACTCCTTTGTTGCTAAGTCGGCCAGCAGGGCAGACTGAAGATAAACGAGGATGTGGTCAGTTCTTTCAGGGATTCCATTTCCCTTTGAGAGACAATGCTTTCTCCTGAGATCCCAAGCACCACAGAATTCTCATTTGCAATGTTTGCAAAGCAATTTCACATTCTATAGTGAGCTCTGGACAACTGCAGAACTTActacagaagaaaagaggaaagagtaTTTCTTAAACTATACTCATTTTATAATACTGCACTAGGCTTGAGTGAAATCAGTAAGGAGCCACAGGAAAGCACACCAGTTCtcagttaaagaaataaaaggcgggcacctgggtggctcagttggttaagcgactgcctttggctcaggtcatgatcctggagtccctggatcgagtcccgcattgggctccctgctcggcagggggtctgcttctccctctgaccctaacccctctcatgctctctgtctctcgttctctctctctcaaataaataaataaaaaatcttaaaaaaaaaaaaaaaaagaaataaaaggcaaatcataaatgcttagcaaaataaaatctcagaatctattttttaaataaaaatcatccctGGCCAGACAGGAGAAGCCGCATGACTGTCCCATTTAACCATGTGGAAATACTTCCTATGTTCAATTTTTGGAGGagttaaaaagagagacaaaaaagatGGCTTTCAAAGGTGAAGCACTTGCCGTGTTTAGCCTTTATAAAAATAGTTAGAGTCAAAACCATGATTCAGGAACAAGttcttttaatataatgttaggCAAGCCATCTAacctctgtgtttttttttcctctttatataaTTAGTGcttataacataataaaagccacagGTAAAAGCTCCGAAGATTGA
Above is a window of Halichoerus grypus chromosome 10, mHalGry1.hap1.1, whole genome shotgun sequence DNA encoding:
- the B4GALT5 gene encoding beta-1,4-galactosyltransferase 5 → MRVRRGLLRLPRRSLLAALFFFSLSSSLLYFVYVAPGIVNTYLFMMQAQGILIRDNMRTIGAQVYEQVVRSAYAKRNSSMNDSDYPLDLNHSETFLQTTTFLPEDFTYFANHTCPERLPSMKGPIDINMSEIAMDDIHEIFSKDPAIKLGGHWKPSDCMPRWKVAILIPFRNRHEHLPVLLRHLIPMLQRQRLRFAFYVVEQVGTQPFNRAMLFNVGFQEAMKDLDWDCLIFHDVDHIPESDRNYYGCGQMPRHFATKLDKYMYLLPYAEFFGGVSGLTVEQFRKINGFPNAFWGWGGEDDDLWNRVQNAGYSVSRPEGDTGKYKSIPHHHRGEVQFLGRYALLRKSKERQGLDGLNNLNYFANITYDALYKNITVNLTPELAQVTEY